A window of Castanea sativa cultivar Marrone di Chiusa Pesio chromosome 1, ASM4071231v1 contains these coding sequences:
- the LOC142634457 gene encoding 26S proteasome regulatory subunit 8 homolog B-like, producing MGNSKGVVRQQELLSAMTVMSLSFQSNIPSYLSLVIAEPKGVLLYGPPGTGKRLLARAVAHHTDCTFIRVSGSELVQKYIGEGSRMVRELFVMVREYTPSIIFMDEIDSIGSARMESGSGNGDSEVQWTMLELLNLTLCFLAVCTEAGMFALRERRVHVPQEDFEMAVAKVMKKETEKNMSLRKLWY from the exons ATGGGAAATTCTAAAGGAGTGGTCCGTCAACAAGAGCTACTCTCTGCAATGACAGTTAT GTCATTGAGCTTCCAATCAAACATCCCGAGTTATTTGAGTCTTGTAATAGCTGAACCGAAG GGCGTCCTGCTATATGGGCCACCTGGTACAGGCAAAAGGCTGTTGGCTAGGGCTGTGGCTCATCATACTGATTGCACTTTCATCAGGGTTTCTGGTTCAGAATTAGTTCAGAAGTATATTGGAGAAGGTTCTAGAATGGTTAGGGAACTTTTTGTCATGGTCAG GGAATATACTCCATCAATCATATTTATGGATGAAATAGACAGTATTGGATCTGCTCGAATGGAATCTGGTAGTGGCAATGGTGACAGTGAAGTGCAGTGGACTATGCTGGAGCTTCTTAACCTAACATTGTGCTTCCTA GCTGTGTGCACAGAAGCTGGGATGTTTGCTCTGAGGGAGAGGAGGGTTCATGTACCACAAGAAGATTTTGAGATGGCAGTGGCAAAGGTAATGAAGAAGGAGACCGAGAAAAACATGTCATTGCGGAAGCTATGGTATTAG